In the genome of Salinispirillum sp. LH 10-3-1, one region contains:
- a CDS encoding aminotransferase class I/II-fold pyridoxal phosphate-dependent enzyme: MKRETIALHHGYEADNQKAVAVPIHQTTSFSFDNAQHGADLFDLKVTGNIYSRIMNPTCDVLEQRMAALEGGIAALAVASGMAAITYAIQTIAETGDNIISTSELYGGTYNLLAHTLPRQGIETRFVDKNDFDRMASLIDDKTKALYCESVGNPSGSVVDIKRLAEIAHAAGIPLIVDNTVPTPFLWRPIEQGADIVVHSATKYIGGHGTTIGGVIVDSGKFPWADHPKRFALLNDPDVSYHGVSYTRDVGDAAFIARARVVPLRNMGAALSAQAAWNLLQGLETLALRIERVCDNTQKVAEFLQQHPMVSWVNYAGLSTHKDYALTKEYMGGKASGILSFGIKGGREAGARFYDALTLILRLVNIGDAKSCAAIPASTTHRQLNDDELKAAGVSADMVRLSIGIEHIDDLMADIDQALAKAAE, from the coding sequence ATGAAGCGCGAGACCATTGCACTGCACCATGGGTACGAAGCCGACAATCAAAAAGCCGTTGCGGTACCCATCCACCAGACCACCTCTTTTTCTTTCGACAACGCCCAGCATGGCGCGGATCTATTTGATCTGAAAGTTACGGGCAACATCTACTCGCGCATCATGAACCCAACGTGCGACGTGCTCGAACAGCGCATGGCAGCGCTAGAAGGTGGTATTGCGGCGTTGGCTGTGGCCTCGGGCATGGCGGCCATTACCTATGCAATTCAGACTATTGCGGAAACCGGCGATAACATCATTTCCACCAGTGAATTGTACGGCGGCACCTATAACTTGCTGGCGCACACTCTGCCGCGTCAGGGCATTGAAACGCGTTTTGTGGATAAAAACGACTTCGACCGCATGGCAAGCCTGATCGACGACAAAACCAAGGCTCTGTACTGCGAATCGGTGGGTAACCCATCGGGCAGTGTGGTGGACATCAAGCGCTTGGCTGAGATCGCGCACGCGGCGGGTATTCCGTTGATCGTCGACAACACCGTACCGACGCCGTTCCTGTGGCGGCCGATCGAGCAAGGCGCAGACATCGTGGTGCATTCCGCCACCAAATACATTGGCGGCCACGGCACCACCATCGGCGGTGTGATTGTCGATTCCGGTAAATTCCCTTGGGCCGACCATCCAAAACGTTTTGCGTTGTTGAATGATCCGGATGTGTCCTACCACGGCGTCAGCTACACCCGTGATGTGGGTGATGCTGCCTTTATTGCGCGGGCGCGTGTCGTGCCATTGCGCAACATGGGGGCCGCTCTGTCAGCACAAGCCGCTTGGAACCTGCTGCAAGGTTTGGAAACACTGGCTCTGCGTATCGAGCGCGTGTGCGACAACACGCAAAAAGTTGCTGAATTCCTGCAACAGCACCCGATGGTTAGTTGGGTGAATTACGCCGGCTTGAGCACACATAAAGACTACGCGCTGACGAAAGAATATATGGGCGGAAAGGCCTCCGGTATTCTGAGCTTCGGCATTAAAGGTGGCCGCGAAGCCGGGGCGCGTTTCTACGACGCGCTGACGCTTATTCTGCGTTTGGTGAACATTGGCGATGCGAAAAGCTGTGCCGCGATTCCAGCATCGACTACGCACCGCCAGCTAAACGATGACGAGCTAAAAGCGGCGGGCGTCAGTGCGGATATGGTGCGCTTGTCTATTGGCATTGAGCACATCGATGACTTGATGGCGGATATTGATCAAGCGCTGGCAAAAGCGGCTGAATAA
- a CDS encoding rhodanese-like domain-containing protein has product MFRALLASIVCLFTLGGCSSSDEDYARWWQEGILLDTRTPLEHQQSHIDGSVLVPYELVPQRIAALVPDKNTPVLLYCRSGRRAGIAESALRDMGYTQVKNLGSQTQAERALGLR; this is encoded by the coding sequence ATGTTCCGCGCACTTTTAGCGTCCATCGTCTGCCTATTCACCTTGGGTGGCTGTTCATCAAGCGACGAAGACTACGCCCGCTGGTGGCAGGAGGGCATCTTGCTCGACACGCGCACGCCCTTGGAGCACCAGCAGTCACATATAGATGGCTCGGTATTGGTGCCCTATGAGTTGGTGCCACAACGTATTGCTGCCCTGGTGCCAGACAAGAACACTCCGGTCTTGCTGTACTGTCGTAGCGGTCGACGTGCGGGTATCGCTGAGTCGGCATTGCGTGATATGGGGTATACGCAAGTCAAGAATTTAGGCAGCCAAACCCAGGCCGAGCGAGCGCTGGGTCTGCGGTAA